One Gracilinanus agilis isolate LMUSP501 unplaced genomic scaffold, AgileGrace unplaced_scaffold41675, whole genome shotgun sequence DNA segment encodes these proteins:
- the LOC123255246 gene encoding proline-, glutamic acid- and leucine-rich protein 1-like has protein sequence LPGPLHPPLPCLGEGEGREGGAAAARRPAQPGRSCPWLWRLDVLQPGRREEQVPSGGAGPDGNGSSSWLQGLPLPPFLGEQPVPPGGELPGARLHLPGLPLLTQHSAPPSVALKDLKEKKEVVEETENGRDAPANGNANEENGEQEADNEVDEEEEEGGEEEDEEEEGDGEEEDGDEDDDAETATGKRAAEDDEEEEVDPKKQKTDEDD, from the exons ccccccctcccgtgcctgggggagggggaggggagggagggaggggcagcAGCTGCGAGGAGGCCGGCCCAGCCCGGGCGGTCCTGCCCTTGGCTTTGGAGGCTGGATGTGTTGCAGCCTGGGCGGCGGGAGGAGCAGGTGCCCTCCGGGGGGGCGGGGCCAGATGGAAACGGGAGCAGCAGCTGGCTGCAGGGGCTGCCCCTTCCCCCATTCCTTGGGGAACAACCagtccctcctgggggggagctCCCAGGGGCCCGTCTACACCTGCCTGGCCTCCCCCTCCTGACCCAACACTCAGCACCTCCCTCTGTTGCTTTGAAGGActtgaaagagaagaaggaagtggTGGAGGAGACGGAGAATGGCCGCGATGCCCCCGCTAACGGGAACGCG AATGAGGAGAATGGTGAGCAGGAGGCTGACAACGAGGTAGacgaagaggaagaagaaggtggcgaagaggaagatgaagaagaagaaggagatg GtgaggaagaagatggagacgAGGACGATGATGCCGAGACAGCTACGGGCAAGCGGGCAGCCGAGGATGATGAG gaggAGGAAGTGGACCCCAAGAAGCAGAAGACTGATGAGGATGACTAG